A single genomic interval of Stieleria maiorica harbors:
- a CDS encoding efflux RND transporter periplasmic adaptor subunit yields the protein MEDDENTRVPEVSVGGGNTPAADTSTSKTDAPSPGDEPGAVSSDVCDGKLGEQGPPSGSSDDAAPARHGERPFEWLVRTAVQAAVVLAVVGLGLFMVGVAQRTQWLTADGFSTGDRALAEDTGNAEPTRYICPMMCTPPSTEPGRCPVCAMELVPATVGGQGDGVSITIEPAARRLVGIQTAVSKTANMNRTIRTIGSIDFVESRLSTISAYIDGRLEKMYANYAGVTVNQGEDLALVYSPDLYSAQAEYVASLESKAAGRFSIGDNGMQEMAREKLSELGMTEEQIATLRESGKPMSRIRIKSPQSGTVIEKSAVEGDYVKTGQKLYRIADLSSVWLMLDLFPDDASLVRFGQQVEAEIQSLPGEVFTGRVAFIDPVVDQQTRTVRVRVEFINFDGKLRPGDYATARLSVPAIPSDRAYDPALADRFISPMHPQVIRDGPGDCPLCGMRLVPTSEYGYSPEPVEGQQVVTVPRDAVLLAGDQGVLYVETEPGRFEIRRVTVGPMNDTDAVIAEGLAAGEVVATSGNFLIDSQMQLAGNPSLLDPSKATSYPPGPLSLPDSQPVLLTGDSAVQFDRAYNAYFEIQAAMAADTAPPRVALNSMVDALARLELLPDVPDQAQTRFAKARSAAGRMDGSLETARGAFRTVSHAMLLAATVARGPKTAERLTHYYCPMVPGGGGDWMQTGGELANPYWGAEMLRCGEVIGELGVKELGVKE from the coding sequence ATGGAAGACGATGAAAACACGCGAGTGCCCGAGGTGTCTGTTGGTGGCGGGAACACTCCGGCAGCAGATACCAGCACGTCAAAAACGGATGCCCCCTCGCCGGGCGATGAACCCGGCGCGGTGTCCAGCGATGTTTGTGACGGGAAGCTGGGTGAACAAGGTCCCCCATCGGGTTCATCCGACGACGCAGCGCCCGCGCGGCACGGCGAGCGTCCATTTGAATGGTTGGTGCGGACGGCCGTTCAAGCCGCTGTCGTGCTCGCCGTCGTCGGACTGGGGCTGTTCATGGTTGGCGTGGCGCAGCGAACGCAGTGGTTGACGGCCGATGGGTTTTCAACGGGTGACCGTGCTCTCGCGGAGGACACGGGCAACGCAGAACCAACGCGTTACATCTGCCCGATGATGTGCACGCCGCCATCGACCGAACCGGGACGCTGCCCGGTGTGTGCGATGGAACTGGTGCCGGCAACCGTCGGTGGCCAGGGAGATGGTGTTTCGATCACGATCGAGCCGGCTGCCAGGCGGTTGGTCGGAATTCAAACCGCCGTCAGCAAGACCGCAAACATGAATCGAACGATTCGCACCATCGGATCGATCGACTTCGTAGAAAGCCGATTGTCAACGATCTCCGCGTACATCGATGGCCGGTTGGAAAAGATGTATGCCAATTATGCCGGCGTCACGGTCAATCAAGGAGAAGATCTGGCACTGGTCTACAGCCCCGATCTGTATTCCGCCCAGGCCGAGTATGTCGCCAGCCTGGAAAGTAAAGCGGCGGGCAGATTCAGTATCGGCGATAACGGAATGCAGGAAATGGCTCGGGAAAAGCTGTCCGAGCTCGGCATGACGGAGGAGCAAATCGCGACGTTACGCGAGTCGGGAAAGCCGATGTCGCGGATTCGAATCAAGTCGCCACAGAGCGGAACGGTCATCGAGAAGTCGGCCGTCGAGGGCGACTATGTCAAGACGGGACAGAAACTCTATCGCATCGCCGACCTCAGCAGTGTCTGGTTGATGTTAGACCTGTTTCCCGACGATGCGTCCCTGGTTCGGTTCGGCCAGCAAGTCGAGGCAGAGATTCAATCGCTTCCGGGCGAAGTCTTTACAGGGCGGGTTGCGTTTATCGATCCCGTCGTCGACCAGCAAACGCGAACGGTTCGCGTCCGTGTCGAGTTCATCAATTTTGACGGCAAGCTGCGGCCCGGCGATTACGCCACGGCACGTCTGTCCGTCCCGGCGATCCCCAGCGATCGAGCGTATGACCCGGCGCTGGCGGATCGGTTTATCAGCCCGATGCATCCGCAAGTGATTCGCGACGGTCCGGGAGATTGTCCGCTGTGTGGAATGCGGCTGGTCCCCACATCCGAGTACGGATACTCGCCCGAGCCGGTTGAAGGTCAGCAGGTCGTCACGGTACCTCGCGACGCCGTTTTACTTGCCGGCGACCAAGGGGTGCTGTACGTCGAAACCGAACCCGGGCGATTCGAAATCCGACGCGTGACCGTGGGACCGATGAACGACACCGATGCGGTGATCGCCGAAGGACTCGCTGCCGGTGAAGTCGTCGCGACCAGCGGCAACTTTCTCATCGATTCACAGATGCAGCTTGCCGGTAACCCGTCGCTGCTGGATCCCAGCAAGGCGACCAGCTATCCGCCCGGACCGCTTTCGCTGCCCGATTCTCAGCCCGTTTTGTTGACGGGCGACTCCGCGGTGCAATTTGATCGAGCCTACAACGCCTACTTCGAAATCCAAGCCGCGATGGCGGCCGACACGGCACCGCCCCGCGTCGCGTTGAACTCGATGGTCGATGCACTCGCACGATTGGAATTGTTGCCCGACGTCCCCGACCAGGCTCAGACGCGATTCGCCAAGGCTCGCAGCGCGGCGGGCCGAATGGATGGTTCGTTGGAAACCGCGCGCGGTGCGTTCCGCACCGTCAGCCACGCCATGTTGCTGGCAGCGACCGTTGCTCGCGGCCCCAAGACCGCCGAGCGGTTGACTCACTATTACTGCCCGATGGTTCCCGGTGGCGGCGGCGATTGGATGCAAACCGGCGGCGAACTGGCCAATCCGTATTGGGGCGCTGAGATGCTGAGGTGCGGGGAAGTAATTGGGGAGTTGGGAGTGAAGGAGTTGGGAGTGAAGGAGTGA
- a CDS encoding four helix bundle protein: MSERIRTHRDLIVYQKSFAAGKRIFELSKSFPREEMYSLTDQLRRSARSVSANVAEAWRKRRYEKHFCSTLNVAEAEAAETQVWIEYASAHGYLDADTTEQAIQFYEEILRMIVAMIHGSSKWCVDFKSGVKESGVKESGVKESGVEESGVEESGVEESGVEESGVEESSASYDLDSDCPVIDQHLLLSPTSPSPTSPSPTSPSPTSPSPTSPSPTSPSPTSPSPTSPSSTSPSPTSPSPTSPSPNSPSPNSYTPTSCTPKPERGDA; this comes from the coding sequence ATGAGTGAAAGAATCAGAACGCATCGTGATTTGATCGTTTATCAAAAGTCATTCGCGGCAGGGAAACGGATTTTTGAACTTTCGAAATCGTTTCCTCGCGAAGAGATGTATTCGTTGACGGATCAGTTGCGCCGATCGGCTCGAAGTGTCAGCGCAAACGTTGCCGAGGCATGGCGAAAGCGACGTTATGAAAAGCATTTTTGCAGCACTTTGAACGTCGCTGAGGCGGAAGCGGCGGAGACGCAGGTCTGGATCGAATACGCATCGGCCCACGGCTACCTCGACGCGGACACAACCGAACAAGCCATCCAGTTCTACGAAGAGATCTTGCGAATGATCGTCGCGATGATTCATGGATCGTCAAAGTGGTGCGTTGATTTTAAGTCGGGAGTGAAGGAGTCGGGAGTGAAGGAGTCGGGAGTGAAGGAGTCGGGAGTGGAGGAGTCGGGAGTGGAGGAGTCGGGAGTGGAGGAGTCGGGAGTGGAGGAGTCGGGAGTGGAGGAGAGTAGTGCGAGCTACGACTTGGACAGTGATTGTCCCGTAATCGACCAACACCTGCTCCTGTCTCCCACCTCCCCATCTCCCACCTCCCCATCTCCCACCTCCCCATCTCCCACCTCCCCATCTCCCACCTCCCCATCTCCCACCTCCCCATCTCCCACCTCCCCATCTCCCACCTCCCCATCTTCCACCTCCCCATCTCCCACCTCCCCATCTCCCACCTCCCCTTCTCCCAACTCCCCTTCTCCCAACTCCTACACTCCCACCTCCTGCACTCCCAAACCGGAGCGGGGCGATGCTTAA
- a CDS encoding efflux RND transporter periplasmic adaptor subunit, producing MSIKKAIRVLAGPAVVLVCLGGLWAFRAQLIPPPTTPQPHDGSSDSASTELEVLELNPQARKNLNLVSKAVKPTDYWRVVTIPGMVQDRPGVSDRGVTSPAVGVVSQIHVYPGDTVQPGEPLVTLQLFSEYLQATQTALFKAAQEILLVQAELDRVTGLASVGGVSGSRVIELRNEIKRQQTQVQASRQELLTRGLRHEQIEQIESGNFVSTIEIVAPQPRSLDRVTTEGNDRAVVEASFIVADQPDRWIAYEVQQLRVELGQTVQAGQVIADLSNHQSLYVVGHAFKREAVFLEAAAQQGRVIEIEFADDTPGNWPDLEQTFSIRHLSNTIDPDSRTFDFFVPLSNQSRSYRKNEETFLVWRFRPGQRARIHVPVEQLDNVFVMPADAVVNEGSESYVFRQNGDLFNRFSVHVLHQDRRHVVIANDGSMTPGAYFAQNAAASLNRVLKAQTASGEQPGLHVHADGTVHAAH from the coding sequence ATGTCAATAAAAAAAGCGATTCGCGTGCTGGCCGGTCCGGCGGTGGTCCTGGTTTGTCTGGGCGGGCTGTGGGCGTTTCGCGCCCAACTGATTCCACCGCCGACGACGCCCCAACCTCATGACGGGAGCTCTGATTCGGCATCGACCGAATTGGAGGTGCTCGAGCTCAACCCGCAAGCGAGGAAGAATCTGAATCTGGTCTCCAAAGCGGTGAAGCCCACCGACTATTGGCGCGTCGTAACGATTCCAGGCATGGTTCAGGATCGTCCCGGCGTCTCCGACCGTGGCGTCACGTCACCCGCCGTCGGTGTCGTGTCACAGATTCACGTGTATCCCGGTGACACGGTGCAACCGGGCGAGCCCCTGGTGACGTTACAGCTTTTCAGCGAGTACTTGCAGGCGACGCAGACGGCGCTTTTCAAGGCGGCTCAGGAAATCTTGCTTGTCCAGGCAGAACTAGATCGCGTCACCGGACTCGCCAGCGTCGGCGGTGTCTCTGGCAGCCGCGTGATTGAGCTCAGGAACGAGATCAAGCGACAGCAAACACAAGTCCAGGCTTCCCGGCAAGAGTTGCTCACACGCGGGCTGCGACACGAGCAGATCGAGCAAATTGAATCGGGCAACTTCGTCTCGACGATTGAAATCGTCGCGCCGCAGCCCCGGTCACTGGACCGCGTCACGACCGAAGGAAACGATCGGGCCGTCGTCGAGGCAAGTTTTATCGTCGCGGATCAACCGGACCGGTGGATTGCCTATGAAGTCCAGCAGTTGCGGGTGGAGCTTGGGCAAACCGTCCAGGCGGGTCAGGTGATTGCGGACCTTTCGAACCATCAATCGTTGTATGTCGTTGGGCATGCGTTCAAACGCGAAGCCGTTTTTTTGGAAGCTGCCGCGCAGCAGGGACGCGTCATCGAGATCGAGTTTGCCGACGACACACCGGGGAACTGGCCCGACCTGGAGCAAACGTTTTCGATTCGCCACCTGTCCAACACGATCGATCCGGACAGTCGCACCTTCGATTTTTTTGTCCCGCTGTCCAACCAGTCGCGATCGTATAGGAAAAACGAGGAAACCTTTCTTGTTTGGCGATTTCGCCCCGGCCAACGAGCACGTATTCACGTCCCGGTTGAACAACTGGATAACGTATTCGTCATGCCTGCCGATGCAGTCGTCAACGAAGGATCGGAGTCGTATGTCTTCCGCCAGAACGGAGACTTGTTCAACCGCTTCTCGGTGCACGTGTTGCACCAAGACCGCCGCCATGTCGTGATTGCGAATGACGGCAGCATGACGCCGGGCGCCTACTTCGCACAAAACGCGGCTGCCTCACTCAATCGCGTGCTGAAAGCTCAGACCGCGAGCGGCGAGCAACCGGGGCTGCATGTGCATGCCGATGGAACCGTACACGCCGCTCACTGA
- a CDS encoding efflux RND transporter permease subunit encodes MLDSIIRLSLRYRTLVLITSLVILVYGAYLAAEMTIDVFPDLDRPRVVVITEAPGLATEEVETLVTQPIEIALMGASGVQAVRSQTTAGLNVIYIEFDWATQIRAARQTVSERLSTLEGILPEGIRPQMTPPSSIMGQIVVAGIYRQRGPGGGVLAPVGGTDAIAELVGQGDGPTIRVWSAGDRHDFSSWEPVESQLLDWANAPDASTNDLAGTARLEIDGKQHDVLFATRTKQSLELRTIADWVIRPRLLKVTGVAEVFMQGGDRKQYQVLLDPTALLEYDVTVQDVEKALRESNINTSGGFAITGETERPIRVLGRLGSGNRNIVDDLKKIAVAKHPKRTVLLDQVARVLEGPELKRGDGSVNGEGGIVFTVVKQPHVDTRTLTDDVAAALEEVEASLPAEIVINSELFRLKNFIDRGIFNVAEALVIGATLVIIVLFLFLLNFRTTFITLTAIPLSLVITTLVFRIIGWLSSSELSINVMTLGGIAVAMGELVDDAIVDVENIFRRLKENHSRETPQPAIQVVYEASKEIRSAILFGTTVVILVFLPLFALSGVEGRLFAPLGFAYIVSILASFAVSLTLTPVLSFYLLPGAGATHREQDGFLLRVLKSLAIPLIRTSMAIPGSLLIVTWLVVAVAAIQLSTLGRNFLPPFDEGSVQVNVTLPPGSSLEASNQVSESIDGVFKSMQQSADNPDGEVLNFVRRTGRAEMDEHASPVNFGEYILSMNPDAQQGREEMLAELLERIKTEVPGVDIEVEQPLAHLISHMVSGVYAQIAIKIHGDDLNTLLALSEQVKDSIADVQGITPPIVEPVRMTSELHIELRGDDLALFGLTRQYVADVLQTALQGTVVSEVLEGQRRFDLLIRLEEEYRTDYANLGRLRIDLPHESGQTERGQIELRDVASIYEGTGPNSVNRENARRRIVIRCNTQGRDLAGAVAEIQTRIGDQVSMPVGYYVEYAGQFESQQNATRLIVILAGVSVLGMFGVLMILFPSVRIVLQILNALPTAFIGGVLALVVTQQNLTVASLVGFISLGGIAVRNGILLVTHYFHLMKEEGESFSQSMIIRGSLERLAPVLMTALTAGIGLIPLVLGGQEPGREILYPVATVILGGLITSTFCEFLIHPGLFWKFSGRDAKRLADAEQVTSI; translated from the coding sequence ATGCTTGATTCAATTATCCGACTTTCACTGCGTTATCGAACGCTGGTTTTGATCACCAGCTTGGTGATCTTGGTTTATGGGGCTTATCTGGCGGCCGAAATGACCATCGACGTCTTTCCCGATCTTGACCGGCCACGCGTCGTGGTCATCACCGAGGCGCCCGGGCTGGCGACCGAAGAGGTCGAAACGCTGGTCACACAACCGATCGAAATCGCCTTGATGGGGGCCAGCGGAGTCCAGGCGGTGCGCAGCCAAACCACGGCCGGGCTGAACGTCATCTATATCGAATTTGACTGGGCGACACAGATACGCGCCGCCCGTCAAACGGTCAGCGAGCGGTTGAGCACTCTGGAGGGAATCCTCCCGGAGGGCATCCGCCCGCAAATGACGCCGCCTTCCTCGATCATGGGGCAAATCGTGGTGGCGGGCATCTATCGCCAGCGCGGCCCCGGCGGAGGTGTTTTGGCGCCGGTCGGTGGGACCGACGCCATCGCAGAACTCGTCGGACAAGGTGATGGTCCAACGATTCGAGTCTGGTCTGCGGGGGATCGCCACGATTTTTCCAGCTGGGAACCTGTGGAATCACAACTTCTCGACTGGGCCAATGCCCCCGATGCAAGCACCAACGATCTCGCTGGAACGGCAAGGCTTGAAATTGACGGAAAACAGCATGACGTGCTGTTCGCCACTCGAACCAAACAATCGTTGGAACTGCGGACGATTGCGGATTGGGTGATCCGACCGCGATTGCTGAAGGTCACCGGAGTTGCCGAGGTTTTCATGCAGGGGGGCGACCGAAAGCAATACCAAGTTTTGCTGGATCCAACCGCCTTGTTGGAATACGACGTGACCGTGCAAGACGTCGAAAAAGCATTGCGAGAGAGCAACATCAACACCAGCGGCGGTTTCGCGATCACGGGAGAAACCGAGCGGCCGATCCGAGTCCTCGGGCGGCTCGGAAGCGGGAATCGCAACATCGTCGACGACTTGAAGAAGATCGCAGTCGCGAAACACCCCAAGCGAACCGTCTTGCTGGATCAGGTTGCCAGGGTGCTGGAAGGCCCAGAACTAAAACGAGGAGATGGCAGCGTCAACGGTGAAGGCGGAATCGTCTTTACCGTCGTCAAGCAGCCCCATGTCGACACACGCACATTGACCGACGATGTCGCGGCGGCTTTGGAGGAGGTCGAAGCCTCGCTTCCGGCAGAGATCGTGATCAACTCCGAACTTTTTCGTCTGAAGAACTTTATCGACCGAGGGATCTTTAATGTCGCCGAAGCATTGGTCATCGGTGCGACGTTGGTCATCATCGTGCTGTTCTTGTTCCTGCTGAACTTCCGCACGACGTTCATCACGTTGACCGCGATCCCCCTGTCGCTGGTCATCACCACACTGGTCTTTCGCATCATCGGGTGGCTGAGCAGCAGTGAACTTTCTATCAACGTCATGACACTGGGGGGGATTGCCGTCGCGATGGGCGAACTGGTCGATGACGCCATCGTCGACGTTGAAAATATCTTCAGGCGTTTAAAAGAGAACCATTCCCGCGAAACACCGCAACCTGCCATCCAAGTGGTCTATGAAGCCAGCAAGGAGATTCGCAGCGCCATCCTTTTCGGCACCACCGTCGTCATTCTAGTGTTCCTGCCGCTGTTCGCGTTGTCCGGTGTCGAAGGACGTTTGTTTGCACCGTTGGGATTTGCCTACATCGTTTCGATTCTCGCTTCGTTCGCTGTTTCGTTGACCCTTACGCCGGTTTTGTCGTTCTACTTGTTGCCGGGGGCTGGTGCGACGCATCGGGAACAAGACGGATTCTTGCTCCGCGTGCTGAAGTCGTTGGCGATCCCATTGATTCGAACCAGCATGGCGATTCCCGGCAGTTTGCTGATCGTGACATGGCTGGTTGTCGCGGTTGCCGCGATCCAGTTGTCAACGCTCGGACGCAACTTCCTGCCTCCGTTTGACGAAGGCAGTGTCCAGGTCAACGTGACCTTGCCACCGGGATCATCGCTGGAAGCATCGAATCAGGTGTCCGAATCGATCGACGGTGTGTTCAAGAGCATGCAGCAATCCGCGGACAACCCGGACGGCGAGGTATTGAACTTTGTCCGCCGAACCGGTCGGGCCGAGATGGACGAGCACGCTTCGCCGGTCAACTTTGGGGAATACATCCTGAGCATGAACCCCGACGCCCAGCAGGGACGCGAGGAAATGCTTGCCGAGTTGCTCGAACGGATTAAGACCGAAGTTCCGGGCGTGGACATCGAAGTCGAACAACCGCTGGCTCACTTGATCAGCCACATGGTGTCGGGGGTCTATGCTCAGATCGCGATCAAGATTCACGGCGATGATCTGAACACGTTGCTCGCGCTCTCCGAACAGGTAAAGGATTCCATTGCCGATGTCCAGGGAATCACTCCGCCGATCGTTGAACCGGTCCGCATGACCTCCGAACTGCACATCGAATTGCGCGGCGACGACTTGGCCCTGTTCGGTCTGACCCGCCAGTACGTCGCCGACGTGCTGCAAACGGCATTGCAAGGGACCGTGGTCTCGGAGGTCTTGGAAGGTCAGCGTCGTTTCGATTTGCTGATTCGATTGGAAGAGGAATACCGGACGGACTATGCGAATCTGGGACGGCTTCGGATCGATTTGCCACACGAAAGCGGTCAAACAGAAAGAGGGCAAATCGAATTGCGCGACGTGGCCAGTATCTACGAAGGAACTGGTCCCAATTCGGTTAATCGCGAAAACGCGCGTCGACGGATTGTGATTCGTTGCAACACCCAAGGCCGTGACTTGGCCGGCGCGGTGGCCGAGATTCAGACGCGAATCGGCGATCAAGTCTCGATGCCTGTCGGCTACTACGTGGAATACGCCGGACAGTTCGAGAGCCAACAGAATGCAACACGATTGATCGTGATCCTTGCCGGGGTCTCCGTCCTCGGGATGTTTGGCGTGTTGATGATCCTGTTTCCTTCGGTGCGGATCGTTTTACAGATTCTCAACGCGTTGCCGACCGCATTTATCGGCGGGGTGCTCGCATTGGTCGTGACCCAGCAGAACCTGACCGTGGCCAGTCTGGTCGGTTTCATCTCCTTGGGTGGCATCGCAGTACGCAACGGGATTCTGCTGGTCACCCATTACTTTCACCTGATGAAAGAAGAAGGTGAGAGTTTTTCGCAATCAATGATCATCCGGGGCAGTCTGGAGCGACTCGCGCCGGTTCTGATGACCGCGTTGACGGCCGGCATCGGACTGATCCCACTGGTGCTGGGAGGACAAGAACCCGGCAGAGAGATTCTCTACCCGGTCGCCACGGTGATTCTGGGCGGCCTGATCACATCGACCTTTTGTGAGTTCCTGATTCACCCAGGACTGTTTTGGAAATTCAGCGGAAGAGACGCCAAGCGTTTGGCGGACGCTGAACAAGTGACTTCGATTTAA
- a CDS encoding TolC family protein: MERRRSVISGTHCSQTLLLLTAVFSLLGCAANPSIRPLSGRHFGGTLPEADVCDTAASTPSPADSPSKASGEAQNDPVDSSRVDLASAVAENDAVVATREFVDLLRVDSAQEDEEAAGQATQASHGGAQSVDYFVGIALSRHPKILAARNRVSAAVNLIPQARALPDPMFSNTFWPIHDQALQTAAGRVGNQMSLSQQIPFPQKLDAKASIASHEVRMAQAEVDAIEREITESVRLAYYEIWFAGRAIEIIQETRELVEDLTEVAEARYRSGGSQQDVLRAQLEADRIDDQLVTLRQQKQVAQADLAALLQQPVDMLPETSDQLETASSPEQLEALIALAEQCNPTLQGLAAEFARDRSKESLACLQQYPDLTVGMHWGLVNDNHDVISPVANGHDNISFTVGTTLPIWRSKITAGIREAASRRSSTAQRLEAERDSLYGKVRRLAAQADALIQQRSIYENRIIPRTEDTLKLAISDYRGKRADFFSLIETYRELLMFETQLARIEATLAGTIAQIDRTVGCPAN, encoded by the coding sequence ATGGAACGGCGTCGATCAGTCATCTCTGGAACGCATTGCTCGCAAACGCTGTTGCTGCTGACGGCCGTGTTCTCGCTTCTCGGCTGCGCCGCAAATCCATCGATCCGTCCGCTCTCGGGGAGACACTTTGGGGGCACGTTGCCGGAGGCAGACGTCTGCGACACTGCGGCCTCTACCCCATCGCCGGCTGATTCCCCGTCGAAAGCCTCTGGCGAGGCTCAAAACGACCCGGTCGATTCTTCTCGGGTCGACCTCGCATCTGCGGTCGCAGAAAACGACGCCGTGGTCGCAACCCGGGAATTCGTCGACCTGCTGCGTGTTGACTCGGCTCAGGAAGACGAGGAAGCCGCCGGACAAGCGACACAGGCGAGTCACGGCGGCGCCCAGTCGGTGGACTATTTCGTCGGTATCGCATTGTCGAGACACCCCAAGATCCTCGCCGCCCGCAACCGCGTCTCCGCAGCGGTGAACTTGATTCCACAGGCCCGCGCGCTGCCCGATCCGATGTTCAGCAACACGTTTTGGCCGATTCATGACCAGGCGCTCCAGACCGCCGCCGGACGAGTCGGGAATCAAATGAGTCTCAGCCAGCAGATTCCGTTCCCCCAAAAGCTCGATGCGAAGGCATCGATCGCGAGCCATGAAGTGCGCATGGCACAAGCCGAGGTCGATGCGATCGAACGTGAGATCACCGAATCGGTGAGGCTAGCGTACTACGAGATCTGGTTCGCCGGACGCGCGATCGAGATTATTCAGGAAACTCGTGAATTGGTCGAAGATTTGACCGAGGTAGCCGAGGCGCGTTACCGAAGCGGTGGTTCCCAGCAAGATGTGCTGCGTGCCCAATTAGAAGCCGATCGCATCGACGACCAACTGGTCACCCTGAGGCAACAAAAGCAGGTGGCTCAAGCCGATTTGGCGGCTTTGTTACAACAACCGGTCGACATGCTGCCCGAGACGAGCGATCAGTTGGAGACCGCAAGCTCTCCCGAACAGCTGGAAGCATTGATTGCGCTGGCCGAGCAATGCAATCCGACGCTTCAGGGGCTTGCCGCCGAGTTCGCCCGGGATCGCAGCAAAGAAAGCCTGGCCTGTTTGCAGCAGTATCCGGACTTGACCGTCGGCATGCACTGGGGGTTGGTCAACGATAACCATGACGTGATCAGCCCGGTCGCCAACGGCCATGACAACATCAGCTTCACCGTCGGCACGACCTTGCCCATCTGGCGAAGCAAGATCACCGCGGGGATTCGCGAGGCTGCCAGTCGCAGGTCCAGCACGGCGCAGCGGCTGGAGGCGGAACGCGATTCGTTGTACGGCAAAGTTCGCCGGCTTGCCGCACAAGCCGATGCGTTGATCCAGCAGCGGTCCATCTACGAGAATCGCATCATCCCCCGCACCGAAGACACGCTCAAACTGGCGATCTCCGATTATCGAGGCAAGCGAGCAGATTTCTTTTCGTTGATCGAGACCTATCGCGAATTGCTGATGTTCGAAACACAACTCGCACGGATCGAAGCGACCCTGGCCGGCACGATCGCACAAATCGACCGAACCGTGGGTTGCCCAGCGAATTGA